In Populus nigra chromosome 1, ddPopNigr1.1, whole genome shotgun sequence, one genomic interval encodes:
- the LOC133699238 gene encoding transcription factor bHLH18-like yields METSSITALCELGMEDSSFTNHQWFMNSLDDTSLLPFAAAFGENIHHSFSHQNFNLKTSMDSVRPTKQLRTDHLSNPQPAFSPNILSFVNSNHANQLGLMKPKEEAVCSKSINNLPSDMVVSQDSFGNQNYAFKASQGPKMISANGTRLSQSQDHIIAERKRREKLSQRFIALSAVVPGLKKMDKASVLGDAIKYLKQLQERVKTLEEQTKRKTMESVVIVKKSHVYVDEGSENSSSDVSKGPIHETLPELEARFCDKHVLIRIHCKKNKGVLEKTVAEVEKLHLSVINSSVLTFGTCALDVTIIAQMDIDFNMSVKDLVKTLRSAFQYFM; encoded by the exons ATGGAGACTTCATCAATTACAGCTTTATGTGAACTG GGAATGGAGGATTCAAGCTTCACCAACCACCAGTGGTTCATGAACTCTCTTGATGATACCAGCTTACTACCATTTGCTGCTGCATTTGGAGAGAACATACATCACTCTTTCTCTCACCAAAACTTCAACCTCAAAACCTCCATGGATAGTGTTAGACCAACAAAACAACTGAGAACTGATCATTTGTCAAACCCACAACCTGCTTTTTCTCCTAACATTCTTTCCTTTGTCAATTCCAACCACGCAAATCAATTGGGATTGATGAAGCCTAAAGAGGAGGCAGTGTGTTCTAAGAGCATCAACAATCTCCCTTCTGACATGGTAGTTTCTCAAGATTCCTTTGGGAACCAAAACTATGCATTCAAGGCCTCCCAAGGACCTAAGATGATTAGCGCGAACGGTACTAGACTTTCTCAAAGTCAAGATCACATTATAGCAGAAAGGAAGCGGCGGGAGAAGCTCAGTCAACGATTCATAGCTTTATCTGCTGTAGTTCCTGGACTAAAAAAg ATGGATAAAGCTTCTGTTCTAGGAGATGCTATCAAGTACTTGAAACAATTGCAAGAGAGAGTTAAGACACTTGAGgaacaaacaaaaaggaaaaccaTGGAATCAGTGGTTATTGTGAAGAAATCTCATGTCTATGTTGATGAGGGTAGTGAAAACTCTTCATCAGATGTGTCTAAAGGACCTATTCATGAGACATTGCCAGAACTTGAAGCAAGATTCTGCGACAAACATGTCCTCATAAGAATTCActgcaagaaaaacaaaggagttttggagaaaacagtggctgaagttgagaaaCTCCACCTATCAGTTATCAATAGCAGTGTCCTTACATTTGGGACTTGTGCTCTTGATGTTACTATTATTGCACAG ATGGATATAGACTTCAACATGTCAGTGAAGGATCTAGTGAAGACTTTACGCTCAGCTTTCCAGTATTTCATGTGA